A genomic stretch from Vibrio coralliilyticus includes:
- a CDS encoding cation:proton antiporter family protein: MELILISSAFLAGFITLKCNLPPLVGFLLAGFALHAFGFETNGTIVTLADLGVTLLLFTIGLKLDIKTLLSKEIWAGATIHNLLSTLLFSAALLCFKFLGVSSLASMSAEQLLLLGFALSFSSTVFAVKSLQEKGEMNATYGTMAIGILVMQDIFAVVFLTASTGKLPEWYAIVLFALPLLRPAFYKMLDWVGHGEMLVLFGIFFALVVGAGLFELVGMKPDLGALILGMLLAGHRKASELSKSLFNLKELFLVCFFLNIGLAAQPTMSGFALAILFLLLLPLKGILYFAVLNTFKFRVRTSLLTTLSLFNFSEFGLIVGGLAFKMGWMSGDILVALALAVSISFVLASPLNRKGHELYRRSGRWLKEHAAEKLHTRDQLINPGNAQVLILGMGRIGTGAYDELRSRYGKICLGIEVREDAAVQHQAEGRNVIAGDATDPDFWERILDTANVKLVLLAMPHHQGNQTALEQLQSKKFQGQIAAIAAYPDQLESLNEGGVDAAFNIYSEAGSGFARHVCEQLKPTFSTSQ, from the coding sequence ATGGAACTCATTTTAATCTCTTCCGCCTTTCTGGCTGGGTTCATTACCCTCAAGTGCAACTTGCCCCCTTTGGTCGGTTTCTTACTGGCTGGTTTTGCTTTGCACGCTTTTGGTTTTGAAACGAATGGCACCATAGTCACGCTGGCCGATCTTGGAGTGACCCTCTTGCTGTTCACAATCGGTTTAAAACTGGATATCAAAACACTACTATCCAAAGAAATCTGGGCGGGGGCCACCATACACAATCTGCTATCTACCCTTTTATTTAGTGCTGCCCTACTCTGCTTCAAATTCTTAGGTGTCAGCTCACTAGCGAGCATGTCTGCAGAGCAATTGCTCCTGCTTGGTTTCGCACTCTCTTTCTCTAGTACCGTTTTCGCCGTGAAATCTCTCCAAGAAAAAGGGGAGATGAATGCCACTTACGGCACTATGGCGATTGGTATTCTAGTTATGCAGGACATCTTTGCTGTGGTGTTTCTAACCGCTTCAACGGGCAAACTGCCTGAGTGGTACGCCATTGTACTCTTTGCTCTACCATTATTGCGCCCTGCCTTTTACAAGATGCTCGACTGGGTTGGCCATGGCGAAATGCTGGTACTATTCGGTATTTTCTTTGCGCTAGTCGTCGGTGCTGGGTTATTCGAGCTGGTCGGAATGAAGCCAGATCTTGGCGCTTTGATCCTAGGAATGCTCCTTGCTGGGCACCGCAAGGCATCAGAACTTTCTAAATCACTGTTTAATCTAAAAGAACTTTTTCTCGTTTGTTTTTTCCTCAATATCGGTTTGGCAGCGCAACCTACCATGTCAGGTTTTGCCTTAGCTATTTTGTTCTTACTGCTATTGCCACTGAAAGGGATTCTATATTTTGCCGTACTAAACACCTTTAAGTTCCGTGTACGGACTTCATTACTCACCACACTGAGCCTATTTAACTTTAGTGAATTCGGTCTCATCGTTGGTGGACTCGCCTTTAAAATGGGCTGGATGAGCGGAGATATATTGGTTGCTTTAGCATTGGCAGTCTCCATCTCCTTTGTTCTAGCATCACCACTCAACCGTAAAGGCCACGAGTTATACCGTCGTTCTGGCCGCTGGTTAAAAGAACATGCAGCGGAGAAACTTCACACTCGCGATCAGCTCATTAATCCGGGGAATGCTCAAGTTCTGATCCTTGGTATGGGACGCATAGGCACTGGTGCCTATGATGAGTTACGCTCGCGTTATGGAAAGATTTGCTTAGGTATTGAAGTGAGAGAGGACGCGGCTGTACAGCATCAAGCTGAAGGACGAAATGTGATCGCCGGAGATGCCACTGACCCTGACTTCTGGGAACGTATCCTCGATACGGCCAACGTAAAGTTAGTTCTACTCGCCATGCCTCATCACCAAGGGAACCAAACTGCACTAGAGCAGCTACAGAGCAAAAAATTTCAAGGCCAGATCGCAGCTATCGCAGCATACCCTGATCAGCTTGAAAGCCTGAATGAAGGAGGGGTAGACGCTGCGTTTAACATATATAGCGAAGCAGGGAGTGGCTTCGCTAGGCACGTCTGTGAGCAATTGAAACCGACCTTCAGCACCTCACAATAA
- the asnB gene encoding asparagine synthase B — MCSIFGILDIKSDAQSLRPVALEMSKKLRHRGPDWSGIYSSDKAILAHERLAIVGLNSGAQPLYSADKKHILAVNGEIYNHKEIRARYEGKYDFQTDSDCEVILALYQDMGADLLEELNGIFAFVLYDEEKDTYLVGRDHIGIIPLYQGYDEHGNYYVASEMKALVPVCKTVSEFPPGCYYGSGDAEPQRYYIRDWNEYAAVQGNSTSKEELTEALEAAVKRQLMTDVPYGVLLSGGLDSSITSAVAKRFAAMRIEDDEKSEAWWPQLHSFAVGLEGAPDLKAAREVADKIGTVHHEMTYTIQEGLDAIRDVIYHIETYDVTTIRASTPMFLMGRKIKAMGIKMVLSGEGADEIFGGYLYFHKAPNAKEFHEETVRKLLALNMFDCARANKSLAAWGVEGRVPFLDKEFIDVAMRLNPEDKMCGNGKMEKHILRECFEHYLPDSIAWRQKEQFSDGVGYSWIDTLKEVAEAKVSDQQMETAAYRFPYNTPTTKEGYVYREIFEELFPLPSAAECVPGGPSVACSSAKAIEWDESFKNMADPSGRAVQSVHNDSY; from the coding sequence ATGTGTTCTATCTTCGGTATTCTAGACATCAAAAGTGATGCTCAGTCCCTTCGCCCTGTAGCGCTAGAAATGTCTAAGAAACTTCGTCATCGTGGCCCTGACTGGTCAGGTATCTATTCTTCAGACAAAGCCATTCTCGCTCATGAGCGTCTTGCTATTGTTGGATTAAATAGTGGAGCACAACCTCTGTATAGCGCTGATAAAAAGCACATCCTTGCGGTAAACGGTGAAATCTACAACCACAAGGAAATCCGTGCACGTTATGAAGGTAAATACGATTTTCAAACCGACTCTGACTGTGAAGTCATCCTAGCGCTTTACCAAGATATGGGCGCTGACCTTCTCGAAGAACTCAACGGTATTTTCGCATTCGTTCTGTATGATGAAGAGAAAGACACCTATCTCGTCGGTCGTGATCACATTGGTATCATTCCGCTTTACCAAGGTTACGATGAACACGGTAACTACTATGTCGCATCTGAAATGAAAGCATTGGTGCCAGTCTGTAAAACCGTCAGCGAGTTCCCTCCTGGTTGTTACTATGGAAGTGGTGATGCAGAGCCTCAACGCTACTACATCCGTGACTGGAATGAGTACGCTGCAGTCCAAGGCAACTCCACCAGCAAAGAAGAGTTGACTGAAGCACTTGAAGCTGCAGTTAAGCGCCAGCTCATGACAGACGTGCCTTACGGTGTGCTTCTCTCTGGCGGCTTGGACTCTTCTATTACTTCAGCGGTAGCAAAACGTTTTGCGGCGATGCGTATTGAAGATGATGAGAAGTCCGAAGCATGGTGGCCACAACTGCACTCATTTGCGGTCGGCTTAGAGGGTGCGCCTGACTTAAAAGCAGCGCGAGAAGTGGCAGACAAAATCGGTACTGTTCACCATGAGATGACTTATACGATTCAAGAAGGTTTAGACGCAATTCGTGACGTTATCTACCATATCGAGACTTATGACGTAACAACCATCCGTGCTTCGACACCTATGTTCCTTATGGGTCGTAAAATTAAAGCAATGGGTATCAAGATGGTGCTTTCTGGTGAAGGTGCCGATGAAATCTTCGGTGGCTACCTCTACTTCCACAAAGCACCAAACGCAAAAGAGTTCCACGAAGAGACGGTTCGTAAGCTGCTTGCTCTCAACATGTTCGACTGTGCACGCGCGAACAAATCACTTGCGGCATGGGGCGTTGAAGGTCGAGTGCCTTTCCTAGACAAAGAATTTATCGATGTGGCAATGCGCCTAAACCCAGAAGATAAGATGTGTGGTAACGGTAAGATGGAGAAACACATCCTGCGTGAGTGTTTCGAACACTACCTACCAGATTCAATCGCATGGCGTCAGAAAGAGCAGTTCTCTGATGGTGTCGGATACAGCTGGATCGATACGCTTAAAGAAGTGGCTGAAGCAAAAGTCTCTGATCAGCAAATGGAAACGGCTGCCTACCGCTTCCCATACAACACGCCGACAACAAAAGAAGGCTATGTATACCGTGAAATCTTTGAAGAACTATTCCCGCTTCCATCGGCGGCAGAATGTGTCCCTGGCGGCCCATCAGTCGCTTGTTCTTCAGCTAAGGCGATTGAATGGGACGAGTCATTCAAGAACATGGCTGACCCATCAGGCCGAGCTGTTCAGAGCGTTCACAACGACTCATACTAA
- the smrA gene encoding DNA endonuclease SmrA, with translation MSHDDDFALFQEMMGDVKPIQHDTAEHKKHHQVTEAQLAKREAAIWLTEDDPEYLSVDHAPMLKPEDIIEFKRDGVQEGVYRKLRLGKYPIQARLDLHRHTLKQARDEVVKFLKQCIQMDIRTVVIVHGRGEKSNPPALMKSYVAQWLEQIRDVQCVHSTQRFHGGTGAVYVMLRKSSEKKLENRERHQKRLG, from the coding sequence ATGTCTCACGATGATGATTTCGCCTTATTCCAAGAAATGATGGGAGATGTTAAGCCCATCCAACATGATACAGCCGAACATAAAAAGCACCATCAAGTCACCGAAGCACAACTCGCAAAGCGTGAAGCCGCCATTTGGCTAACCGAAGACGATCCCGAGTATTTGTCTGTTGACCATGCTCCCATGCTTAAACCTGAGGATATTATCGAGTTTAAACGCGATGGAGTGCAAGAAGGTGTGTATCGCAAGTTACGCTTAGGGAAGTATCCTATTCAAGCCCGCTTAGACTTACACCGGCATACGTTAAAACAAGCCCGTGATGAAGTAGTAAAATTCCTCAAGCAATGCATACAAATGGATATTCGCACCGTGGTTATTGTCCATGGCCGCGGTGAGAAATCTAACCCACCAGCATTAATGAAAAGCTATGTCGCACAGTGGTTAGAACAAATTCGTGACGTACAATGCGTTCATAGCACACAGCGCTTTCATGGTGGTACCGGTGCCGTTTATGTCATGCTACGTAAAAGTTCAGAAAAAAAACTCGAAAATCGAGAACGTCATCAAAAGCGTCTTGGTTAA
- a CDS encoding beta-N-acetylhexosaminidase produces MFKQNLLATSVVATLAGCSSFTSTEQSTVNTLADNLDIQYEILTNHGANEGLACQELGAEWASCNKVNMTLVNQGQAVDSKDWAIYFHSIRLILDVENEQFKISRVTGDLHKLEPTDKFDGFAAGEEVVLPIVVEYWQLFETDFMPGAFVTAPNAEPKMIASLNTEDVASFVTGLEGNNLKRTPDDNNVFANAVSRFEKNQDLAKQDVSTTLLPTPLSVEAGKGTVDIASGIALPKDAFDATQYAAIQTRGEVVGVDVQGSLPVGITVVPADFSGELAKSGAYEMSIKGDGIVIKAFDQAGAFYAVQSLFGLVDSQNADSLPQLSIKDAPRFDYRGVMVDVARNFHSKDAILATLDQMAAYKMNKLHLHLTDDEGWRLEIPGLPELTEVGANRCFDLEEKSCLLPQLGSGSTSDNFGSGYFSKADYVDILKYAKARNIEVIPEIDMPAHARAAVVSMEARYDRLMEEGKEAQANEYRLMDPQDTSNVTTVQFYNKQSFINPCMESSTRFVDKVISEVAAMHQEAGTPLTTWHFGGDEAKNIKLGAGFQDVNAEDKVSWKGTIDLSKQDKPFAQSPQCQTLIADGTVSDFAHLPSYFAQEVSKIVAEKGIPNFQAWQDGLKYSEGEKAFATENTRVNFWDVLYWGGTSSVYEWSKKGYDVIVSNPDYVYMDMPYEVDPKERGYYWATRATDTRKMFGFAPENMPQNAETSVDRDGNGFTGKGEIEAKPFYGLSAQLWSETVRNDEQYEYMVFPRVLAAAERAWHRADWENDYKVGVEYSQNSNLVDKAALNQDYNRFANLLGQRELAKLEKSGIDYRLPVPGAKVEDGTLAMNVQFPGVKLQYSLDGKNWLTYADNARPNVKGEVFIRSVSDTGERVSRVTSVK; encoded by the coding sequence ATGTTTAAACAAAATCTTCTAGCAACCTCTGTTGTTGCTACTTTAGCTGGGTGTTCGTCTTTTACGTCAACGGAGCAATCTACGGTTAACACGCTTGCGGATAACCTTGATATTCAGTATGAAATACTAACTAACCACGGCGCAAATGAAGGCCTTGCATGCCAAGAGTTGGGCGCAGAATGGGCTTCTTGTAACAAAGTAAACATGACGCTAGTTAACCAAGGTCAAGCGGTTGACTCTAAAGATTGGGCTATTTACTTCCACAGCATTCGTCTGATTCTGGATGTTGAAAACGAACAGTTCAAAATCTCTCGCGTTACGGGTGACCTACACAAACTAGAACCGACAGATAAGTTTGATGGTTTTGCTGCGGGTGAAGAGGTTGTGCTTCCTATTGTTGTTGAATACTGGCAGCTATTTGAAACTGACTTCATGCCAGGTGCGTTTGTTACTGCACCAAATGCAGAGCCTAAGATGATCGCTTCTCTTAACACAGAAGACGTTGCCTCTTTCGTGACTGGCCTTGAGGGTAACAACCTAAAACGTACGCCAGATGACAACAACGTATTTGCAAACGCTGTGTCTCGTTTCGAGAAGAACCAAGACCTAGCAAAACAAGATGTATCAACCACGTTACTACCAACGCCACTGTCTGTTGAAGCAGGTAAAGGCACAGTAGATATAGCCTCGGGTATCGCTCTGCCTAAAGACGCATTCGATGCGACTCAATACGCGGCAATTCAAACACGCGGCGAAGTGGTAGGTGTGGACGTTCAAGGCTCCCTTCCTGTAGGTATCACTGTTGTTCCTGCAGACTTCAGCGGTGAGTTGGCAAAATCTGGTGCTTACGAAATGAGCATCAAAGGCGACGGTATTGTGATTAAAGCGTTCGACCAAGCAGGTGCTTTCTACGCAGTACAATCACTCTTTGGCCTGGTAGATAGTCAAAATGCTGATTCTCTACCACAACTGTCTATTAAAGATGCGCCGCGTTTTGATTATCGTGGTGTGATGGTGGATGTGGCTCGTAACTTCCACTCTAAAGACGCAATTCTTGCAACGCTTGACCAAATGGCCGCGTACAAGATGAACAAACTACACCTTCACCTAACGGATGATGAAGGCTGGCGTTTAGAAATCCCGGGCCTGCCTGAGCTGACTGAAGTGGGTGCTAACCGTTGTTTCGATTTGGAAGAGAAAAGCTGTTTACTGCCTCAGCTTGGCTCAGGTTCAACATCAGATAACTTTGGCTCTGGCTACTTCAGCAAAGCAGATTACGTGGACATCTTGAAATACGCGAAAGCGCGTAACATTGAAGTGATTCCTGAAATCGATATGCCAGCGCACGCTCGTGCAGCCGTGGTATCAATGGAAGCACGTTACGACCGCCTAATGGAAGAAGGTAAAGAAGCACAAGCGAATGAATACCGCCTGATGGATCCTCAAGATACATCGAACGTAACCACGGTTCAGTTCTACAACAAGCAAAGCTTCATTAACCCATGTATGGAATCTTCAACTCGCTTTGTTGATAAAGTGATTTCAGAAGTAGCAGCGATGCACCAAGAAGCGGGCACGCCACTAACAACATGGCATTTCGGGGGTGACGAAGCGAAAAACATCAAGCTAGGCGCTGGTTTCCAAGATGTGAACGCTGAAGACAAAGTAAGCTGGAAGGGTACGATTGACCTGTCTAAACAAGACAAGCCATTCGCACAATCTCCACAATGTCAGACACTTATTGCAGACGGTACGGTAAGCGACTTTGCTCATCTACCAAGCTACTTTGCACAAGAAGTGTCTAAGATTGTTGCAGAGAAGGGCATTCCAAACTTCCAAGCTTGGCAAGATGGCCTTAAGTACAGTGAAGGTGAGAAAGCGTTCGCTACAGAAAACACACGTGTTAACTTCTGGGACGTTCTTTACTGGGGTGGCACATCATCAGTGTACGAGTGGTCCAAGAAAGGTTACGACGTGATCGTTTCTAACCCAGACTACGTTTACATGGACATGCCATACGAAGTTGACCCGAAAGAGCGTGGTTACTACTGGGCAACGCGTGCAACAGATACTCGTAAGATGTTTGGTTTTGCACCAGAGAACATGCCTCAGAACGCAGAAACCTCTGTAGACCGTGATGGCAATGGCTTTACTGGTAAAGGTGAAATAGAAGCGAAACCTTTCTACGGTCTATCAGCACAACTTTGGTCTGAGACAGTACGTAACGACGAGCAATACGAGTACATGGTATTCCCTCGCGTACTAGCAGCCGCTGAGCGTGCATGGCACCGTGCTGATTGGGAAAACGACTACAAAGTGGGTGTTGAATACTCGCAAAATTCTAACCTAGTAGACAAAGCTGCGTTAAACCAAGACTACAACCGCTTTGCGAACTTACTTGGCCAACGTGAACTGGCTAAGCTAGAGAAATCAGGTATCGACTACCGCCTACCTGTACCTGGTGCGAAAGTAGAAGATGGAACGCTTGCAATGAACGTTCAGTTCCCTGGTGTCAAGCTTCAATACTCTCTAGACGGCAAGAACTGGCTAACTTACGCAGATAATGCTCGTCCAAATGTGAAAGGTGAAGTCTTCATCCGCTCTGTGTCTGATACAGGCGAGAGAGTAAGCCGCGTGACTAGCGTGAAGTGA
- a CDS encoding peptide MFS transporter, which yields MSNQHQQFFGHPRGLFLLFGTELWERFSYYAMRAILVLYLTDATLDGGLGWSTKDALDLYGIYTGLVYITPLIGGWLADNYLGQRRSILIGGALMAVGQFTLAMPADMLGLGTVHTFYLGLALLIAGNGLFKPNISTMVGDLYQEGDNRRDGAFTIFYMGINIGALLAGVVAGSVTNEFGWKSGFVVAGIGMLISLIMQMSLAQSWLGDIGREPAAKRDLALKKSSKKEPLTKEEFDRIKVILVMSLFTIVFWAGFEQAGGLMNIYTQQYTDRMIGGFEVPAAWFQSLNPFFIITLAPLLAVLWVKLGKREPNSPVKFALAMFFLALGFLCMVGAVIEQGGDTTVKTSMLWLVGAFFFHTLGELCLSPIGLSLVTKLAPLRLASLMMGAWFGCNAIANYVAGYVGSHVGELGAFAIFSGIAVTAIISGVILLLFSNTLVRWMHGAESPISNAEQIEEQQTQIA from the coding sequence ATGTCAAACCAACATCAACAATTCTTTGGACACCCTCGTGGCTTGTTCCTTTTGTTCGGTACCGAACTTTGGGAACGCTTTTCTTACTACGCAATGCGTGCAATCCTTGTTCTTTACCTTACCGATGCAACACTTGACGGTGGTTTAGGCTGGTCGACTAAAGATGCTTTGGATCTCTACGGCATCTATACTGGACTCGTTTACATCACTCCCCTTATTGGCGGATGGCTAGCCGATAACTACCTCGGACAACGCCGCTCTATTCTTATTGGTGGCGCTTTAATGGCCGTCGGCCAATTCACCTTAGCCATGCCAGCAGATATGTTGGGGCTAGGTACCGTACACACCTTTTACCTTGGCCTTGCGCTTTTAATAGCGGGTAATGGCCTATTTAAGCCAAACATCTCAACCATGGTGGGTGACTTGTATCAGGAAGGCGATAACCGACGCGATGGAGCGTTTACCATTTTTTACATGGGTATCAACATAGGCGCGCTACTAGCAGGAGTTGTCGCGGGCTCTGTTACCAATGAATTTGGCTGGAAGTCTGGCTTTGTTGTCGCGGGTATCGGTATGCTCATCAGCCTGATCATGCAGATGAGCCTCGCTCAGTCATGGCTTGGGGACATTGGCCGCGAGCCTGCAGCCAAGAGAGATTTGGCCCTCAAAAAATCCTCTAAGAAAGAGCCATTAACGAAAGAAGAATTTGACCGCATCAAAGTTATTTTGGTGATGAGCCTGTTCACTATTGTCTTCTGGGCTGGCTTTGAGCAAGCGGGTGGTCTGATGAACATCTACACCCAGCAATATACAGATCGTATGATTGGCGGCTTCGAAGTACCTGCGGCTTGGTTCCAATCACTTAATCCATTCTTCATCATTACACTTGCTCCTTTACTTGCAGTACTTTGGGTCAAGCTTGGGAAACGAGAGCCAAACTCACCCGTCAAATTTGCTCTCGCTATGTTCTTCCTCGCACTTGGTTTCCTATGTATGGTCGGTGCGGTAATTGAACAAGGTGGTGATACCACGGTGAAAACCTCCATGCTATGGCTAGTTGGCGCTTTCTTCTTCCATACCCTCGGTGAGCTTTGCCTGTCTCCAATCGGTTTGTCATTAGTGACTAAGTTAGCCCCGCTCCGCCTCGCTTCTCTGATGATGGGCGCGTGGTTCGGCTGTAATGCGATTGCTAACTATGTCGCTGGCTATGTTGGCTCACATGTTGGCGAACTTGGCGCATTTGCTATCTTTAGTGGCATCGCGGTAACCGCAATCATATCTGGTGTCATTTTGCTCTTGTTCTCAAACACACTGGTTCGTTGGATGCACGGCGCAGAATCTCCAATCAGCAATGCTGAGCAAATCGAAGAGCAGCAAACTCAAATCGCTTAA
- a CDS encoding DUF3149 domain-containing protein has protein sequence MDFWLNLLFGNAVGLSSMLVIFGALGLMLFYGGYFIYKVMNDKSPH, from the coding sequence ATGGACTTTTGGCTGAATCTCCTGTTTGGTAATGCAGTTGGACTATCTTCAATGCTAGTCATCTTTGGGGCTTTAGGTCTTATGCTTTTTTATGGCGGTTACTTCATATACAAAGTAATGAACGACAAATCTCCTCACTAG
- a CDS encoding TraB/GumN family protein, with protein sequence MHKLWLLFFTLTISASSQAEPLYWQAQKDNLNYLILGSVHVGDESMYPLPQTITERLKSSDGLIMETDIRKTQGVSYPPVTLLTQDVLSPAQQSELKGIANLLNMDQQQLMQSPPWATALALQMKQIEYFGYQAAYGIDTHLMYKATVQDIPVISLETPQFQIDLLTGQKEAGKELLLSAIEEFDHSEDATHCLIESWKAGDLDKLNEFASLTEMSPEFEQSFMTQRNIDWAEQLSEPSWSPKRKGSYVMVVGALHLVGEQSVLDLLKDSGFKVSQLSQSKAANCEFEY encoded by the coding sequence ATGCATAAATTGTGGCTACTGTTTTTCACACTGACTATTTCGGCTTCCTCTCAGGCGGAACCACTTTACTGGCAAGCACAGAAAGACAATCTCAATTATCTTATCCTTGGTTCAGTCCATGTCGGGGATGAAAGCATGTACCCACTGCCTCAAACAATCACTGAACGACTAAAGTCAAGTGACGGGTTAATCATGGAAACAGACATACGTAAAACACAGGGGGTCAGCTACCCGCCCGTGACGTTACTAACCCAAGATGTCCTGAGCCCAGCACAGCAAAGCGAGCTTAAAGGGATAGCTAACCTACTTAACATGGATCAACAACAGTTGATGCAGTCCCCGCCATGGGCAACCGCGCTCGCATTACAGATGAAACAAATCGAGTACTTCGGCTACCAAGCCGCTTATGGCATCGATACTCATTTGATGTACAAAGCGACTGTCCAAGACATTCCTGTCATCAGTTTGGAAACGCCACAATTTCAAATCGATCTGTTAACGGGTCAAAAAGAAGCCGGTAAGGAATTGCTGCTCAGTGCAATCGAGGAATTTGACCATTCAGAAGATGCCACTCACTGCCTGATAGAAAGTTGGAAAGCGGGTGATTTGGATAAATTAAACGAATTCGCCAGCCTGACAGAAATGTCTCCAGAATTCGAACAGAGTTTTATGACCCAAAGAAACATCGACTGGGCGGAACAACTATCAGAACCAAGCTGGTCACCTAAACGCAAAGGCTCTTACGTGATGGTTGTCGGTGCATTACATCTAGTTGGTGAGCAGAGTGTTTTGGATTTGCTCAAAGATAGTGGCTTTAAGGTATCACAACTTTCGCAGAGTAAGGCCGCGAACTGTGAGTTTGAATATTAG
- the nagC gene encoding DNA-binding transcriptional regulator NagC, translated as MNGGQIGNVDLVKQLNSAAVYRLIDQQGPISRIQVADVSQLAPASVTKITRQLLERGLIKEVAQQASTGGRRAISLTTEVEPFHSVAVRLGRDYIQFSLYNLGGKELVSGYQEFFYTTQEDLVDGLTSHLKNFIQSNHSVINQLIAIGVSLPGLVNPETGVVEYMPNISIDNLALAELIENTFHVQCFVGNDVRGMALAEHYFGASKDCQDSILVSVHRGTGAGIIVNGQVFLGFNRNVGEIGHIQIDPLGEQCQCGNFGCLETVAANPAIVERVKKLIKQGYESSLTELETITIKEVCDHANMGDELAKQSLVRVGNQLGKAIAITINLFNPQKIVIAGDITRCEEIIFPAIRRNVENQSLTTFHSGLPIVASEIDSQPTIGAFAMIKRAMLNGVLLQKLLED; from the coding sequence ATGAATGGCGGACAAATAGGTAACGTAGACTTAGTAAAACAGCTAAATAGCGCAGCAGTTTATCGACTGATCGATCAACAAGGGCCGATATCTCGAATCCAAGTCGCGGACGTTAGTCAACTCGCGCCAGCAAGCGTTACAAAGATCACCCGCCAATTACTCGAACGTGGTCTTATCAAAGAAGTCGCACAGCAAGCCTCAACGGGAGGTCGTCGTGCGATTTCACTGACCACCGAAGTCGAGCCTTTCCATTCAGTAGCCGTACGTTTGGGCAGAGATTACATTCAATTCAGCCTCTACAATCTTGGTGGTAAAGAATTGGTTTCTGGATATCAGGAATTCTTCTATACCACTCAAGAAGATTTAGTTGACGGTCTCACCTCTCACCTAAAAAACTTTATTCAATCTAACCACTCGGTCATCAACCAGTTGATCGCCATTGGTGTTTCTCTACCCGGTCTGGTGAACCCTGAAACTGGCGTTGTCGAGTATATGCCTAACATCAGTATCGATAACCTTGCCCTCGCAGAGCTGATCGAAAACACCTTCCATGTTCAATGTTTCGTCGGTAACGATGTGCGAGGTATGGCGCTGGCTGAGCATTACTTTGGTGCCAGCAAAGATTGCCAAGATTCGATTTTAGTCAGTGTTCATCGTGGTACAGGGGCAGGTATTATCGTCAACGGCCAAGTTTTCTTGGGTTTCAATCGCAACGTCGGTGAAATTGGTCATATTCAGATCGATCCCCTAGGGGAACAATGCCAGTGCGGTAACTTTGGTTGCCTCGAAACGGTAGCAGCTAACCCTGCGATCGTTGAGCGAGTAAAAAAATTAATCAAACAAGGTTATGAATCCAGCCTGACAGAACTGGAAACCATTACGATTAAAGAAGTGTGTGATCACGCAAACATGGGTGATGAACTGGCCAAACAAAGTTTGGTTCGAGTAGGTAACCAGTTAGGTAAAGCCATTGCAATTACTATTAACTTGTTTAACCCACAAAAAATCGTTATCGCCGGGGATATTACCCGTTGCGAAGAGATTATTTTCCCTGCAATTCGCCGCAATGTGGAAAACCAGTCTCTCACTACTTTCCACAGTGGACTGCCGATTGTCGCCTCTGAGATCGATAGCCAGCCAACGATTGGGGCATTTGCAATGATAAAACGTGCGATGCTAAACGGCGTTTTGTTACAAAAATTGCTCGAAGATTGA